A region of Diceros bicornis minor isolate mBicDic1 chromosome 31, mDicBic1.mat.cur, whole genome shotgun sequence DNA encodes the following proteins:
- the ACP2 gene encoding lysosomal acid phosphatase isoform X1, whose translation MAGRQLGWRRADLLQLLLGVNLLVMPLTQARSLRFVTLVYRHGDRSPVNTYPKDPYQEDKWPQGFGQLTKEGMLQHWELGHALRQRYHGFLNASYHRQEVYVRSTDFDRTLMSAEANLAGLFPPSGMQRFNPNISWQPIPVHTVPVAEEKLLKFPLGPCPRYEQLQNETRQTPEYQNESVQNTQFLDMVANETGLTDLTLETVWNVYDTLFCEQTHGLILPAWASPQTMQRLRRLKDFSFRFLFGIYEQAEKARLQGGVLLAQIRKNLTLMATASQLPKLLAYSAHDTTLVALQMALDVYNGEQAPYASCHIFELYQDDNGNFSVEMYFRNESNKVPWPLILPGCPHRCPLQDFLRLTEPVVPKDWEQECRLASSPADTEVIVALAVCGSILFLLIVLLLTVLFRMQAQPPGYRHIADGEDHA comes from the exons ATGGCGGGCAGACAGTTGGGCTGGAGACGGGCGGATCTTCTCCAGCTCCTTCTTGGCGTGAACTTGCTGGTGATGCCACTCACCCAGGCCCGCAGTCTGCGCTTCGTTACCTTG GTGTACCGACATGGAGACCGTTCGCCAGTGAATACATATCCCAAGGACCCTTATCAGGAAGACAAATGGCCCCAGGGATTTGGTCAGCTAACCAAG GAGGGGATGCTACAGCACTGGGAGCTGGGCCACGCTCTGCGGCAGCGCTACCATGGGTTCCTCAATGCCTCTTACCACCGGCAAGAG GTTTATGTGCGAAGCACAGACTTTGACCGCACTCTCATGAGTGCTGAGGCCAATCTGGCTGGACTCTTCCCTCCCAGTGGGATGCAGCGTTTCAACCCAAACATTTCTTGGCAGCCTATCCCTGTCCACACTGTGCCTGTCGCTGAGGAGAAG CTGCTGAAGTTCCCGTTGGGCCCATGTCCCCGTTATGAGCAGCTGCAGAACGAGACCCGGCAGACACCCGAGTATCAGAATGAGAGTGTTCAGAATACA CAATTTCTGGATATGGTGGCCAACGAGACAGGGCTCACAGACCTGACGCTGGAAACCGTCTGGAATGTCTATGACACACTCTTCTGTGAG CAAACACACGGGCTAATCCTGCCAGCCTGGGCCTCACCCCAAACCATGCAGCGTCTGAGGCGGCTAAAGGACTTCAGCTTCCGCTTCCTCTTCGGGATCTACGAGCAGGCAGAGAAGGCTCGGCTTCAGGGGG GAGTCCTGCTGGCTCAGATACGGAAGAACCTGACCCTGATGGCAACCGCCTCCCAACTCCCTAAGCTGCTGGCTTACTCCGCG CATGACACCACCCTGGTTGCTCTGCAAATGGCACTGGATGTCTACAATGGTGAACAAGCTCCCTACGCCTCCTGCCACATATTTGAACTGTACCAGGATGATAATGG GAATTTCTCAGTGGAGATGTACTTTCGGAATGAGAGTAACAAGGTCCCCTGGCCACTGATCCTGCCTGGCTGCCCTCACCGCTGTCCACTGCAAGACTTCCTTCGCCTCACAGAGCCTGTCGTGCCCAAGGATTGGGAGCAGGAGTGCCGGCTGGCAAGCAGCCCTGCAGACACAG AGGTGATCGTGGCCTTGGCTGTATGTGGCTCCATCCTCTTCCTTCTCATAGTGCTGCTCCTCACCGTCCTCTTCCGGATGCAGGCCCAGCCTCCCGGCTACCGCCACATCGCAGACGGGGAGGATCATGCCTGA
- the ACP2 gene encoding lysosomal acid phosphatase isoform X2 produces MAGRQLGWRRADLLQLLLGVNLLVMPLTQARSLRFVTLVYRHGDRSPVNTYPKDPYQEDKWPQGFGQLTKEGMLQHWELGHALRQRYHGFLNASYHRQEPIPVHTVPVAEEKLLKFPLGPCPRYEQLQNETRQTPEYQNESVQNTQFLDMVANETGLTDLTLETVWNVYDTLFCEQTHGLILPAWASPQTMQRLRRLKDFSFRFLFGIYEQAEKARLQGGVLLAQIRKNLTLMATASQLPKLLAYSAHDTTLVALQMALDVYNGEQAPYASCHIFELYQDDNGNFSVEMYFRNESNKVPWPLILPGCPHRCPLQDFLRLTEPVVPKDWEQECRLASSPADTEVIVALAVCGSILFLLIVLLLTVLFRMQAQPPGYRHIADGEDHA; encoded by the exons ATGGCGGGCAGACAGTTGGGCTGGAGACGGGCGGATCTTCTCCAGCTCCTTCTTGGCGTGAACTTGCTGGTGATGCCACTCACCCAGGCCCGCAGTCTGCGCTTCGTTACCTTG GTGTACCGACATGGAGACCGTTCGCCAGTGAATACATATCCCAAGGACCCTTATCAGGAAGACAAATGGCCCCAGGGATTTGGTCAGCTAACCAAG GAGGGGATGCTACAGCACTGGGAGCTGGGCCACGCTCTGCGGCAGCGCTACCATGGGTTCCTCAATGCCTCTTACCACCGGCAAGAG CCTATCCCTGTCCACACTGTGCCTGTCGCTGAGGAGAAG CTGCTGAAGTTCCCGTTGGGCCCATGTCCCCGTTATGAGCAGCTGCAGAACGAGACCCGGCAGACACCCGAGTATCAGAATGAGAGTGTTCAGAATACA CAATTTCTGGATATGGTGGCCAACGAGACAGGGCTCACAGACCTGACGCTGGAAACCGTCTGGAATGTCTATGACACACTCTTCTGTGAG CAAACACACGGGCTAATCCTGCCAGCCTGGGCCTCACCCCAAACCATGCAGCGTCTGAGGCGGCTAAAGGACTTCAGCTTCCGCTTCCTCTTCGGGATCTACGAGCAGGCAGAGAAGGCTCGGCTTCAGGGGG GAGTCCTGCTGGCTCAGATACGGAAGAACCTGACCCTGATGGCAACCGCCTCCCAACTCCCTAAGCTGCTGGCTTACTCCGCG CATGACACCACCCTGGTTGCTCTGCAAATGGCACTGGATGTCTACAATGGTGAACAAGCTCCCTACGCCTCCTGCCACATATTTGAACTGTACCAGGATGATAATGG GAATTTCTCAGTGGAGATGTACTTTCGGAATGAGAGTAACAAGGTCCCCTGGCCACTGATCCTGCCTGGCTGCCCTCACCGCTGTCCACTGCAAGACTTCCTTCGCCTCACAGAGCCTGTCGTGCCCAAGGATTGGGAGCAGGAGTGCCGGCTGGCAAGCAGCCCTGCAGACACAG AGGTGATCGTGGCCTTGGCTGTATGTGGCTCCATCCTCTTCCTTCTCATAGTGCTGCTCCTCACCGTCCTCTTCCGGATGCAGGCCCAGCCTCCCGGCTACCGCCACATCGCAGACGGGGAGGATCATGCCTGA